gattgatgatcataacgTGAAgaagcgcatattgtcgggctttcctgattcgaccatttttgaaagagttattgccctatgcttattttacatttaaaattggtttcttcgcaacacctcttacgtttttttatgcgatttctaccaaactttctcagattgatgatcataaagggaagcagcgcatattgtcgggctttcccgattcgactatttttgaaagagttattaccctttgcttattttacatttaaaattggtttcttcgcaactcctcttacgtttttcatgcgatttctaccaaactttcacagattgatgatcataaagtgaagcagcgcatggtgtctggcttttgcgatttgaccatttttgaaagagttatatccctttgtttattttacatttaaaattggtttcttcgcaactcctcttacgtttttcatgcgatttctaccaaactttcacagattgatgactatatagtgacgcagcgcatattgtcgggctttcgcgattcggccattttttaaagagttattgcccttttttacattttaaattggtttcttcgcaactcctcttacgtttttcatgcaatttctacctaactttcacagattgatgactatatagtgacgcagcgcatattgtcgggctttcgcgattcgaccattttaggaagagttattgccatttcttaattttacgcatttcttatgttcctgagaaactaccttTACCATTGATTgacttttgttacaaaaaaatgccCTTATGAGGCGGgtgatatagctgtctgtgaccgctcttgttatTATGTGAATTATTTAGAAGCTCGCACATGCGCGTGTGCACCGGCAAATATAAAGCCATTTACAAGGTATGTTCAATTTCTATATTGCAATACTCCCTGGACCGTGTTCTGTAAAGTACAATACTTCGTCCCTAAGTGCAATTAAGCACTTTTACTGAACCCTTtgcataattttaatttatcttcTCTTTTTATGAACGTTTCCTATAACTGGAAAAAGCAGATTATATCATTACAGCCACATCGTATATAATTATAGAAATCATACCATATTTGCGACAAAATGAGCAGTGAGTGTCTTTTAGTTTATGACAAATGTTTTCCAaaccatatatttttaaataatttctgtgaaaaaaaataactaaagaCAATGTCACGaccattcatttttattttgagacCGTTACCATTAAAACAGATTTTCTTTTTTGGCCTAATTTAGGAGCAACCCTTTATTCAGTCGACGTACCAGAGTATACAATAGACTACAAAACCTAAATACACATAAAATCCTCCAGCATTAACGTAGTTATATACTCCAAAACAATAATATGGGACGTGACTATATCAGTAGAATCCGGTGACCATAATGACTAGAATCCGTTAATTGCCGTGTTCAAACGAAAGTAATTCCTTAAAACACGATTAAGCAATGAATTTTGATTATCTTGAAGCATAGTTCTTAGGATAATACTGCAAATAAGTGTAAATATTATGTAAGAATAAGTTAAAATTCAAAActagaaacaaaaacacaatttctGCTCGTCGCCTACGTTTTTCATGTGAAAattcttcttgtttttgttattttgacacgaTCGTAAAACGACATCTCTTAATTACCAGTTTTCACAGTCACAATTAATATGGCcattttttaagataaacataTTTGCCACGGCAAAACCCTAAAAGATAACGGTAAATAGGCAAAAAATTGCAAGGATATACTCACCTTTGTTGCTAAAGTTACGGATAGAATCCACATGATCGATGCCGGATAGAATCCGCAAATGAAAAAAGTGGACGGAAAGAACCCACTATGCATCAGCTCCGTGAAATAGTTTTTGCCTTTCGTAATACCTAACcacaaacatttcatatttctATAATATTAGAGTCTCATTTGTAGGTATGTATATACCCTGTGAATAGAATATGCATTTCGAGTCATccgttttaaaggcaaacatggtgaatatatatataaccaaatgtgacgtcacaaaccacatGGTATGTCCATACTGATAATACATCGAGTATAAATTGATTTTCACGTAAAACGTGTCTTTTGCATTACGATTAATTTGTTTACTTctaaaaactattaaatttaagtttactTTTAGTTTTcgaaatgtaaaatacacgttaatGATAAATCTATAACGTACACATATCATCATCACTCTTGTGTACGTGAATGGTTTAATgttacgaaaactgaaagtaaattaaaaattaataccggaaaacGAATAATAACGGTGTGAACTGCAAATTATTCCCGACAAATAAGAGGTTAAACAAAAATCAGCTATTTTGCGGTAACCCGGACCGAATTTTGTCTGGAAACGAAAGTTTGCTTGCGAAGAATGTATCGCGTGGAAAAACCATGAATAAAAATGCTAAGTCGACTATGCAAGTTTAAATTCTAGGAAAAGGAAATTAAGTGAAAAGGAAAAATCGgaaggaaacaaaaaaataccGCGCATCCAAAAAAAATGTGCTGGCACAAAACCAATATAtatctatgtttgttttttttttgtatttccccaagcgctttttcaaagtATTAAAACTAATCTCAAGCGTTTTCTAGTATCCAGAATTAACGCTTAATATCTTCCACCTTGTAGACGCCCAAAACAGCGCATAATGTGTTCAAAATGCAGATAATAAATAAAGACGTAAATAGGGTTGATGGTTaggattatatttttaattttgtaactaATGATcaataaaattttgataaataaataatatattatgtgtCCGCACCATATCTCTTGGACTGCTTGAaagatttatgaaataatttgccacaaatgttcaccatgttgagacgatgtgcagagcGTAGTTACATTCAGCTCTGCTCATGGTCAAGTTAAGaggtcaaaaataaaaaataaaccgtCTAGATAtctagaaataaaaacaaacagttatttacaaattttatatGCTAATGATCATCgtactttcttatttttctttagataattTGTGATTTTTATACCTGTGCAATTATGGCAGCCAGAATACTTATGCAACAAGTATTATCGTACACTATATTATTCCGGTATGACTAGTTTTTAAGATTATTGACTTCACATTTCAAAACCtatacaactgttttattatgaaatgcAACAATGCAACGAATTTTGATGCAATACACCAAAGACGCAGCTGAATaggtgtgaatatttttttttcgatttttatcataatttgaatGAGGGTAAAATAAGTTTACAAGTACCAATACGTGACGGAAATAAACTTGCCCTTAAACATTAACCTGACACAACGTGTCCTGAACTataacctaagttcctaagtcaatcagaggccattatttgtatttagaataatatggagttatgtaacatcATTGCGTGATAGTCCAACAAAGTCCCTAAAACTCTAATGAGAAACATGTAGTAAAGCCaccttattcttcgaaaagtcgtgcttaaaatggtttccgatcaataacttaagtaagaattgatggatagttaATACACTTGGTTTGTATGTCTATAGTTAATGTGAAGAGCGAGCTTGAGGTTACTTTTGAGGGTggaagggtcaaggtcactgatactGACAATACAAAactggtttccgcccaataaatTTAGTAAGGATTGATGAATagtcatgaaacttggtgtgtggatatagcttatgtgaagagcttgTATGGGATTTCTTTTGTCGGCGTTGGGGTCAAGGTCGCTGTTccttaaaatagaaaagtggTTCAAGCTCAATAACATTAGTTAGGATTGCTATCATTTCCCTTTTAAgtaggatttttttataaatcgcGAAGAAAGGCAGCATCTTTTGgtcaacacatttccattttctgcgtaattataaatgataaatattatcTATTCCCCTCGGGTCCTCgccaatatttatttaacactaatcggcttgctttcaaattcacattgcaatcttatgaacgtatttaaataaagcgGTCCTTTAATTTGCACTTAAAACCTCATAACACCATACTTCCCAGTTTAATTTGTAACCCCGGcgcaataattattttaacatgtcatgtctgaCGATACTTTATTTCGATTTGCGGTTATAAAGTATGTAGGCCTGTGGCCAACAGCCTAAAACAACAAAGTAATACACATTTGCACCCATTTGAGGCATACAAtacttgatattaaaataaatcatatatttcgTTAAATGacgttttattatatgcctatcaaattccatatccaacagtgaaaatacaaaacgccgtatcatgatactgtcgttttctgattcgtatcatgcgagtaccgtgtgtaatctcggaactaatttcgcgttgctaaaaatagcgtgaTAAAAAAACCCTGGTtaaacctgtcaacttttaaatacattaaattatctaactttactcacgctccataagcatgtaaatattcaaaaacatgGTTCTCgtgttcttcaaagaaccacgaggataagcacgaagcagtGAACACTTCATATCTATCTAGACAGTtacttcagtgaactagttgtttgccatttcgaagttcataaattgttgcattcaTGATCCATGtgtattatcataaaatataagcagctcgccaatacaaagaagaaggcgaattcgcgtcatcgatagaaatagcgattgactcacgaacttccctcaattctgcatattcacggcctctaaacgccagttCCACCACTTTACGAGGCCGTGATATTATGATTgtcaaaaaatcccacgaatgtttactttgttaaaagtggccgcgttacgtctacaggaaatgacgattagtgcATACTCGTTGAATAAGTACcgtttttttgttgtcttttttttgtgctatgacatttaataattgttttcgttataccaatttgttaattttgttaaaacataaaatattttgttcttattttgctcaataaagtgaattctgtaaccTTTGACTTCttttcgctgtagtagcctcccttaaTTTCCTTACacaaaactacgtaacacattcgaattcatacgcgcatttgacagatggcggtaaatttaaataaaatataaaccgaAAAATAGAtaggaataattaaatatgcaGGTATACTAGTattataaatggaatattacgataaaacgcttttctggtgacctgcatcacgtctcgttcggtgagtaaacatgtatccgtctcaacctgcggtctcgacggatacgtgtttacacaccgacgTGATAcaaggtcaccagaaaagcgtcctatcataatatcccctatataccCAATCCACAAAAATACTATACCCAGTCGATATAGTGTGAACATATCAAGACTGTATCTTAGTAAGAAGCAATTTTTCACAGACAAAATTTAGCATATCTATCtttttagaaaatgaataaTTCCTTCAGTTCAGAATTTTTGTTATTGTACAGTTTAGACTTAAAATCAGAGATAGATTGAACAAATGTAAATTTTGAGCGAGCTGTTACGTTTCAAAAACGAGTTGTACTGCTTACAGACACATCTGGGACTATTTCTTATACTAGTATTAAATAAaccaaacataaatatatgatattttccTTGGTCTAGTCAAAGAAAGAGACTTAGTTACAGACAGGCTTGTTCCGTGTCCATCATGCCAGGACCATTAATATTAACTTTATCTCGTTGGGAATTTAATACTTGATAACGCGATGTTCAAAtcttaatgatttgtttttttgcaaactaTTAGCCCACTGTAAGTCATTTTGTGTTATTGGCACGTACTTCAGTACTCAGTTTGACCGAGGGCGGTCTTTGCgcattgatatacatgtactattgtGTATGTGCATTTCAAGCTACATATGGTCAACATAGTTCGCTactgttttacttttgtttacatattatttgaaattctGCAGTAGCAATAAAATCCATCTTCGTATTGTCTGTATTGAACACATTTAATTAATACCGAATGTTTTCCTTCGCCGTTGGTGTGAGCTAAATGTGCAATTTGTTCTGTAGTTTGGACGGCTGATATGCCCACTTAGGACGGGCCCAGACTTAAGAGCTGGCCAAGTTTTCGCCGTCAAAGCTTAAAATGCCAACAACAAACAGTTTGTTTACATAGAATTACTCAAGCGAGCTTAAAGGAGtcgttttatcttttttttaaatgtgtttcataATAAGTGAGTACAATAATGTTTACGTTTTACAGGGGTGCGTCAATCTGGGACATCCCGTGTTAAACTGCCGGAGTGTTCCACATGTGGCAAACGTTTCCAGTCTGGCGCTGCCCTTATTATGCACGCCAGGAATCATACAGGAGAACGACCCTTCAAGTGTAACATTTGTGGAAGAGATTTTATCCAGAAAGGAAGCTTGAAAACGCACATGCTCAAGCATATGGTACTAAGAATCAACGATAACAACATATGACAGTGAGGAAAAAGCGGCCGGACCGCATGGGAGCACACGAGACAGATCACAGCTTTCTTGAAGTGTTAGTTCTGAAAGTTCTTAAGGAATTTGCAAACAGATGTATCATAAAAAGTACCCTGTCCCAATCtcacaaacttttttttttcaaaaaatacatgtatcttaaagatgcactcttatctCAAGTAAGCAGAATAACAATGAATGCAATTGTTcgaatttaccgaaaaggataaatatatatcgaagccaatgtttcttatgaaggatactgagttaaatttgaaagaaaagtacAGAAAATACGATATTCCTACCTTAAGAGACGACTGTTGATCACTGTAATTTTAAAGgtcccaccagtcatttaatagtgcgttttcagctactaaatacacagttacaatcttgttaccagaataaaaaatatgccataaatgcattatttagtcagTTCATCATTCTAGTACTTTAATAGGtttattatacatatgtatgtatagaTTTAAAATACGAGTATCATTTTGATAACGTGTCtttgtttggtttaaaatatgattacaacgttttcaataaattatttatttttgttttaaagagaTTTTTTACAGATTGCCCATATATACGTAACGCCTAGATCAATGCAACAAACAATGTCTATATATGTAACGCCTAGATCAATGTTACATACAACACCTATATATATGTAACGCCTAGATCAATGTAACATACAGTGCCCAAATATACGTAACGCCTAGATCAATGCAACATACAATACCCATATATGTAACGCATAGATCAATGTAACATACAATACCCATATATGTAGGGCACAGATCAATGTAACATATAATGCCCAAATATATGTAACGCCTAGATCAATGTAACATACAATGCCCATATATGTAACACCTAGATCAGTGTAAGATACAATACCCATATATATGAAGCACCTAGATCAATGTAACATACAATGCCCATATATATAACGCCTAGATCAATGTAACATACAATGCCCATATATATGTTACCCCTATATCAATGTAACATACAAtacccatatatatatatatatatatatatatatatatatatatatatatatatatatatatatatatatatatatatatatatatatatatatatatatatcaatacccatatatatatatatatatatatatatatatatatatatatatatatatatatatatatatatatatatatatatatatatatatatatatatatatatatgggtaTTGTATGTTACATTGATATAGGGGTATATGTAACGCCTAGATCAATGTAACATACAATACCCAAATATATGTAGCGCCTAGATCAATGTAACTTACAATACCCATATAAATGTAACGCCTTGATCAATGTAACATACAATACCCAAATATATGTAACGCCTAGATCAATGCAACATACAATACCCAAATATATGTAACGCCTAGATCAATGCAACATACAATACCCATATATATGTAACGCCTAGATCAATGTAACATATCCATATGTGTAACGCCTAGATCAATGTTACATACAATACCCATATATGTAATGCCTAGATCAAAGCAACATACAATGCCGAAAATAAACTAACTAACTGTTGTATACTAACAAGTACAACAAAACTAACATGTACGACCAAACTACCAAGTACGACCAAACTAACAAGTACGACCAAACGAACAAGTACAACCAAACTAACAAGTACAACCAAACTAACAAGTACGAGTACGACCAAACGTACAAGTACAACCAAACTAACAAGTACAACCAAACTAACAAGTACGACCAAACGAACAAGTACGACCAAACGAACAAGTACAACCAAACTATCAAGTACGACCAAACGAACAAGTACAATCAAACTAACAAGTACGACCAAACGAACAAGTACGACCAAACTAACAAGTACAACCAAACTAACAAGTACGACCAAACTATCAAGTACAATCAAACTAACAAGTACGACCAAACTATCAAGTACAATCAAACGAACAAGTACAACCAAACTAACAAATACAACCAAACGAACAAGTACAATCAAACTAACAAGTACAACCAAACTAACAAGTACGACCAAACTAACAAGTACGAGTACGACCAAACGAACAAGTACGACCAAACTAACAAGTACGAGTACGACCAAACGAACAAGTACGACCAAACTAACAAGTACAATCAAACTAACAAGTACGACCAAACTATCAAGTACGACCAAACGCACAGGTATAATCAAACTATCAAGTACGACCAAACTATCAAGTACAACCAAACTAACAAGTACGATCAAACTTATAAGTAAGACCAAACTAACAAGTACAACCAAACTAACAAGTACGAGTACGACCAAACGAACATATACAACCAAACTAACAAGTACGACCAAACTAACAAGTACGACCAAACGAACAAGTACAACCAAACGAACAAGTACAACCAAACTAACAAGTACGACCAAACGAACAAGTACTACCAAACTAACAAGTACAACCAAACTAACAAGTACAACCAAACTAACAAGTACAACCAAACTAACAAGTACAACCAAACTAACAAGTACAACCAAACTATCAAGTACGACCAAACGAACAAATACAATCAAACTAACAAGTACGACCAAACGAACAAGTACAACCAAACTAACAAGTACAACCAAACTTACAAGTACGACCAAACTATCAAGTACAGTCAAACTAACAAGTACGACCAAACTATCAAGTACAATCAAACGAACAAGTACAACCAAACTAACAAGTACAACCAAACGAACAAGTACAATCAAACTAACAAGTACAATCAAACTAACAAGTACGACCAAACTATCAAGTACGACCAAACGAACAGGTACAATCAAACTATCAAGTACGACCAAACTATCAAGTACAACCAAACTAACAAGTACGACCAAACTTATAAGTAAGACCAAACTAAGTATGACTAAACTTACAAGTCTTACAACCAATTCAATTGTATAACCCTGGTGggtttttagctttataatatgttaaaatatcgTCGACAAATCATGATTAATAGTTATATTAGTAGTGTAGGAATGGGGGGGGGTAGAAACCACCTGGGGCCAAAAACCACTTGGGGCCAAAAACCACTTGGGGCCAAAAACCACTTGGGGCCAAAAGTCACCTGGGGGCTAAAAGCCACCTGTGACGTAGTCGAGCTAACCCTTACTCGAGTCCTTAACCTCGACCTTAACCCTAGAGGTGGGGATGTATATTGTCATACGTGACGAGCGTAATACCAGGAGAGGTAACTGCATACTCCGATTTCGCTTTACGCGCGATAGAGTCGCTTATCTTAGATCATATAGCTTATGAACTCGGTTAAATGTATTAACgcaatataaacttaaaatgtttataactaAGTGTACTTAACCCATGAGTGTATGTTCAGTGTTATTTCTAAAACACGTTCTCACAGACAACTATTTTCCAATTCGTTTAGATAAACAAAAGTTTAGgtttatgattatattttatttagaaaaaaaacaatatcaaaggcaTTCCTTGATTTTACAATGTCATCGTGTCACAAAGGGCATACAAAGTTGCgtcatttttaaaactgttaccATGTATACAGTGGCAGTGAATATATGAGTCGAAATAAGGTGATCTATGACCGCGTTCTAGTTTACACCCACATAAATGAActactttaaaaagtatttgaaatgaaaacgcTTTTCTATATCCTGTCCTTTGTGACCCATCGGTGAGCAGTTAGATATAGATCTTTTGTCGGTGTTTAACCTAGCCGAGCAGAATGATGACGTTCGATATCTGCTGTGTGCAATTGACATACTATCGAGAAGGCTTTGGGTGTAACCGCTAAAAAGGAAGACTGCAAAAGAGGTTTTAAGCGCTATGAAGAAACTATTTTAAGGGGCAACGAGGGCGATGATGCAATACTTTTTTCGTACGAAGTCATACAATAGCAAAGGGTTTAAGAATATGAGATAGTATTTTGAGTATTAGTCATactttgtaaaatgtgtattgacCCAGTTTTCTTGTTATCTATTCATACTACTTTCTGCGGTTACGTTTACCTTGGTTTTCAACATTAAACAGTGTTAAGTTTCTTTACTCATTGATAAAACAGATTCGGTTGAAAGGTATTCaacgagttattataaattaatgtttatgttaaaatataagcGATTGTTTCCCGTTTAACGAAGGAAAATGCAATGTATAACAGTGGAATCTAAACAGCCGTTTTAAACTAACCTAAGGGTATTATTTCCGGGTTTATGTATAATAAAGGAACATAATTATACGGCTGTTTAAAACGTATCTTAGGCTAAAgttaatactaataatacattAATCAGACGTCTCATTTCGAATCgagtatttgatatttcagaaTGATATTCGCGTGATAAGCTTTCATGAGTCAACGATACTTATGATTTCGTTTTCGCGCGTATACtcatttgtattcaattattcTAATTTAATAATTTCGTAATGATATTCTCGGTTTCCTTTTTTGAATGTTATAACACGATGGAA
This genomic stretch from Mya arenaria isolate MELC-2E11 chromosome 10, ASM2691426v1 harbors:
- the LOC128204743 gene encoding probable serine/threonine-protein kinase clkA, which produces MYDQTTKYDQTNKYDQTNKYNQTNKYNQTNKYEYDQTYKYNQTNKYNQTNKYDQTNKYDQTNKYNQTIKYDQTNKYNQTNKYDQTNKYDQTNKYNQTNKYDQTIKYNQTNKYDQTIKYNQTNKYNQTNKYNQTNKYNQTNKYNQTNKYDQTNKYEYDQTNKYDQTNKYEYDQTNKYDQTNKYNQTNKYDQTIKYDQTHRYNQTIKYDQTIKYNQTNKYDQTYK